One stretch of Rissa tridactyla isolate bRisTri1 chromosome 21, bRisTri1.patW.cur.20221130, whole genome shotgun sequence DNA includes these proteins:
- the DDX20 gene encoding probable ATP-dependent RNA helicase DDX20 isoform X1, with protein sequence MAVPAEAPAAAEGRFRTRDVLVPGGPSDFGSLLLSAPVLAGLEAAGFHRPSPVQLKAIPLGRCGLDLIVQAKSGTGKTCVFSTIALDAVLLESPATQILILAPTREIAVQIHAVITTIGIKMEGLECHVFIGGTPLNQDKIRLKKCHIAVGSPGRIKQLIELDYLNTASIRLFILDEADKLLEEGSFQEQINWIYSSLPVNKQMLAVSATYPESLANALTRYMREPTFVRLNPTDPSLIGLKQYYKIVNSHPLPHKTFEEKTQHLQELFSKIPFNQALVFSNLHSRAQHLAEILTCRGFPAECISGSMNQNQRLDAMAKLKQFHCRVLISTDLTSRGIDAEKVNLVVNLDVPVDWETYMHRIGRAGRFGTLGLSVTYCCRGEEENTMMKIAQKCNLQLLPLPEPIPPGMMDQFEDGEVEVKPVVHTGASVNSDTVCLRPEEPVLQPVQNTFSEVPQPLSNLPGGNSSVERPKKALKQKQIKKCTNSTNTEKGSRKPQTSSCHIEQRSQVKTVSRMDGQHNSQSPDEEALKKNLPRIPCLSSFKRQQNNPWNFSEFVEDYEYFIKEGLEREVEILRSYSGPGEQCELPRNGGVEWKEVEQNTEMVVNGVVSGDSDGSYSSRASSKSRENSSCFEALSDTPEKNAVPIVRQGHADFCSTPDKPQELSQVPKQNRGKNKVLKQNAKQKKSHNHQFPSSSMRKTEDNCSCSSWDDGVPYEAWSYKNYWKSYYQAWQNYYAAVAHYRKSYSHFNWMSAYHVNSVYLQELLKSGD encoded by the exons ATGGCGGTGCCCGCGGAGGCGCCGGCGGCTGCTGAGGGACGGTTCCGCACGCGCGACGTGTTGGTGCCCGGCGGCCCCTCCGACTTCGGGTCGCTGCTGCTGTCGGCGCCGGTGCTGgcggggctggaggcggctgggTTCCACAGGCCGTCGCCGGTCCAGCTGAAGGCCATCCCGCTGGGGCGCTGCGGCCTGG ATCTCATCGTGCAGGCCAAGTCGGGCACTGGCAAAACTTGCGTGTTCTCCACCATCGCCCTGGACGCGGTGCTGCTGGAGAGCCCCGCCACGCAG ATTTTGATCCTGGCTCCTACACGAGAGATTGCTGTGCAGATTCATGCTGTCATCACAACTATTGGAATAAAAATGGAAGGTTTAGAATGCCATGTCTTCATTGGTGGGACTCCTTTGAACCAGGACAAAATCAGACTAAAGAAGTGCCACATCGCAGTTGGCTCCCCAG GTCGAATAAAACAGCTCATAGAGTTGGACTACTTGAATACAGCCAGTATTCGGCTTTTCATTCTTGATGAAGCAGACAAGCTTCTAGAAGAAGGCAGCTTCCAGGAACAAATCaa TTGGATTTACTCTTCACTACCAGTCAATAAACAGATGCTTGCTGTTTCAGCTACTTATCCTGAGTCATTAGCTAATGCTTTGACCAGGTACATGAGAGAGCCGACATTTGTGAGGTTGAACCCTACTGATCCAAGTCTCATTG GGCTGAAGCAGTATTACAAGATTGTGAATTCCCATCCGCTTCCACATAAAAcatttgaggaaaaaacccagcaccTACAGGAGCTGTTCAGCAAAATTCCATTTAATCAAGCCTTAGTCTTCTCAAATTTGCATAGCAG GGCTCAACATCTAGCTGAAATACTGACGTgcagaggctttcctgctgagtGCATTTCAG gtAGCATGAATCAAAATCAACGACTTGATGCTATGGCTAAATTAAAGCAATTCCACTGTAGAGTTCTGATTTCCACAGACTTG ACATCTCGTGGAATTGATGCTGAAAAAGTGAATCTGGTTGTCAACCTGGATGTACCTGTAGACTGGGAAACGTACATGCATCGTATTGGCAGAGCTGGGCGCTTTG GAACTTTAGGCTTATCTGTGACATACTGCTGCcgtggagaggaagaaaacacaatgATGAAAATTGCTCAGAAATGTAACCTTCAGCTTCTTCCGCTACCAG AGCCTATACCCCCTGGAATGATGGATCAATTTGAAGATGGGGAGGTAGAAGTCAAACCTGTTGTACATACAGGTGCTTCAGTGAATTCTGACACTGTGTGTCTTAGACCAGAGGAACCAGTACTGCAGCCTGtccaaaatactttttcagaGGTACCTCAGCCTCTTTCTAATCTTCCAGGTGGTAATTCTTCTGTAGAAAGGCCAAAAAAGGCTCTAaagcaaaagcagataaaaaagtGCACAAAttctacaaatacagaaaaaggtagcagaaaaccccaaacttccAGTTGCCACATAGAACAGAGGAGTCAAGTCAAAACTGTCTCCAGAATGGATGGGCAACATAACAGTCAGTCTCCAGATGAGgaggccttaaaaaaaaatcttcccagaatTCCATGCTTGTCATCTTTCAAAAGACAACAGAACAATCCCTGGAACTTCTCAGAGTTTGTTGAAGACTATGAGTATTTCATTAAAGAAGGGTTGGAGAGAGAGGTTGAAATTTTAAGAAGCTATTCAGGCCCAGGAGAACAGTGTGAGCTCCCCAGAAATGGTGGTGTAGAGTGGAAAGAGGTGGAACAAAATACAGAGATGGTAGTAAATGGTGTTGTGTCTGGTGACAGTGATGGTTCCTACAGTTCCAGGGCTTCCTCCAAGAGCAGGGAAAACAGCTCATGCTTTGAAGCACTTTCAGACACACCGGAGAAGAATGCTGTTCCCATAGTGCGTCAGGGTCATGCAGACTTCTGTTCTACACCAGACAAACCTCAGGAGCTATCACAAGTCCCAAAGCAAAATCGAGGGAAAAACAAAGTTCTGAAACAAAAcgctaaacaaaagaaaagccataaccatcagttcCCTAGTTCTTCCATGAGAAAAACTGAAGACAACTGCTCCTGCAGCTCTTGGGATGATGGTGTTCCGTATGAGGCGTGGAGTTACAAAAACTACTGGAAATCTTACTATCAAGCATGGCAAAACTACTATGCTGCAGTGGCTCACTACAGGAAAAGTTACAGTCACTTCAACTGGATGAGTGCCTATCACGTCAACTCAGTCTACCTTCAGGAGCTGCTGAAAAGTGGTGACTGA
- the DDX20 gene encoding probable ATP-dependent RNA helicase DDX20 isoform X2 yields the protein MEGLECHVFIGGTPLNQDKIRLKKCHIAVGSPGRIKQLIELDYLNTASIRLFILDEADKLLEEGSFQEQINWIYSSLPVNKQMLAVSATYPESLANALTRYMREPTFVRLNPTDPSLIGLKQYYKIVNSHPLPHKTFEEKTQHLQELFSKIPFNQALVFSNLHSRAQHLAEILTCRGFPAECISGSMNQNQRLDAMAKLKQFHCRVLISTDLTSRGIDAEKVNLVVNLDVPVDWETYMHRIGRAGRFGTLGLSVTYCCRGEEENTMMKIAQKCNLQLLPLPEPIPPGMMDQFEDGEVEVKPVVHTGASVNSDTVCLRPEEPVLQPVQNTFSEVPQPLSNLPGGNSSVERPKKALKQKQIKKCTNSTNTEKGSRKPQTSSCHIEQRSQVKTVSRMDGQHNSQSPDEEALKKNLPRIPCLSSFKRQQNNPWNFSEFVEDYEYFIKEGLEREVEILRSYSGPGEQCELPRNGGVEWKEVEQNTEMVVNGVVSGDSDGSYSSRASSKSRENSSCFEALSDTPEKNAVPIVRQGHADFCSTPDKPQELSQVPKQNRGKNKVLKQNAKQKKSHNHQFPSSSMRKTEDNCSCSSWDDGVPYEAWSYKNYWKSYYQAWQNYYAAVAHYRKSYSHFNWMSAYHVNSVYLQELLKSGD from the exons ATGGAAGGTTTAGAATGCCATGTCTTCATTGGTGGGACTCCTTTGAACCAGGACAAAATCAGACTAAAGAAGTGCCACATCGCAGTTGGCTCCCCAG GTCGAATAAAACAGCTCATAGAGTTGGACTACTTGAATACAGCCAGTATTCGGCTTTTCATTCTTGATGAAGCAGACAAGCTTCTAGAAGAAGGCAGCTTCCAGGAACAAATCaa TTGGATTTACTCTTCACTACCAGTCAATAAACAGATGCTTGCTGTTTCAGCTACTTATCCTGAGTCATTAGCTAATGCTTTGACCAGGTACATGAGAGAGCCGACATTTGTGAGGTTGAACCCTACTGATCCAAGTCTCATTG GGCTGAAGCAGTATTACAAGATTGTGAATTCCCATCCGCTTCCACATAAAAcatttgaggaaaaaacccagcaccTACAGGAGCTGTTCAGCAAAATTCCATTTAATCAAGCCTTAGTCTTCTCAAATTTGCATAGCAG GGCTCAACATCTAGCTGAAATACTGACGTgcagaggctttcctgctgagtGCATTTCAG gtAGCATGAATCAAAATCAACGACTTGATGCTATGGCTAAATTAAAGCAATTCCACTGTAGAGTTCTGATTTCCACAGACTTG ACATCTCGTGGAATTGATGCTGAAAAAGTGAATCTGGTTGTCAACCTGGATGTACCTGTAGACTGGGAAACGTACATGCATCGTATTGGCAGAGCTGGGCGCTTTG GAACTTTAGGCTTATCTGTGACATACTGCTGCcgtggagaggaagaaaacacaatgATGAAAATTGCTCAGAAATGTAACCTTCAGCTTCTTCCGCTACCAG AGCCTATACCCCCTGGAATGATGGATCAATTTGAAGATGGGGAGGTAGAAGTCAAACCTGTTGTACATACAGGTGCTTCAGTGAATTCTGACACTGTGTGTCTTAGACCAGAGGAACCAGTACTGCAGCCTGtccaaaatactttttcagaGGTACCTCAGCCTCTTTCTAATCTTCCAGGTGGTAATTCTTCTGTAGAAAGGCCAAAAAAGGCTCTAaagcaaaagcagataaaaaagtGCACAAAttctacaaatacagaaaaaggtagcagaaaaccccaaacttccAGTTGCCACATAGAACAGAGGAGTCAAGTCAAAACTGTCTCCAGAATGGATGGGCAACATAACAGTCAGTCTCCAGATGAGgaggccttaaaaaaaaatcttcccagaatTCCATGCTTGTCATCTTTCAAAAGACAACAGAACAATCCCTGGAACTTCTCAGAGTTTGTTGAAGACTATGAGTATTTCATTAAAGAAGGGTTGGAGAGAGAGGTTGAAATTTTAAGAAGCTATTCAGGCCCAGGAGAACAGTGTGAGCTCCCCAGAAATGGTGGTGTAGAGTGGAAAGAGGTGGAACAAAATACAGAGATGGTAGTAAATGGTGTTGTGTCTGGTGACAGTGATGGTTCCTACAGTTCCAGGGCTTCCTCCAAGAGCAGGGAAAACAGCTCATGCTTTGAAGCACTTTCAGACACACCGGAGAAGAATGCTGTTCCCATAGTGCGTCAGGGTCATGCAGACTTCTGTTCTACACCAGACAAACCTCAGGAGCTATCACAAGTCCCAAAGCAAAATCGAGGGAAAAACAAAGTTCTGAAACAAAAcgctaaacaaaagaaaagccataaccatcagttcCCTAGTTCTTCCATGAGAAAAACTGAAGACAACTGCTCCTGCAGCTCTTGGGATGATGGTGTTCCGTATGAGGCGTGGAGTTACAAAAACTACTGGAAATCTTACTATCAAGCATGGCAAAACTACTATGCTGCAGTGGCTCACTACAGGAAAAGTTACAGTCACTTCAACTGGATGAGTGCCTATCACGTCAACTCAGTCTACCTTCAGGAGCTGCTGAAAAGTGGTGACTGA